Proteins from a genomic interval of Rattus norvegicus strain BN/NHsdMcwi chromosome 2, GRCr8, whole genome shotgun sequence:
- the Fcrl5 gene encoding Fc receptor-like protein 5, with the protein MPGSFSCGVAFTQLWLTLLVVTPVNGQHEAVLQSVVYLQPPWTTFFQGEKVTLFCYGFGFYLPQKTKWYRKNKTQRQLRSTSTLEVRESGEYWCQADNFLPSMHVHLDFRQDSLVLQAPPAVFEGDSVVLRCHTREDIAAESLKFYKNGKALELSGPSSELHIHHANREDNGQYTCTGRKNWHLKYTPSNTVRVQVQELLPRPVLMATPSQPIDGSPVTLTCQIQLPAQRSNVQLQFCFLKNLQALESGCSNSSEFHIPAIWTEESTWYQCRAETVNSQTEKQSIALKIPVQRALADFQTYIMPASKLVYEGQSLLLNCSVNGVPGPLKFSWYKRDMLNKKANIPKSSGAEVKISKVNVSDAGEYYCEAKNSRRRFVSRAVPITIKVPVSQPVLTLSSGKTQALEGDLMTLHCKSQRGSPYILYEFYHENVSLGNSSTLSGEGGGASFNFSMSTERSGNYHCTADNGLGAQNSEAIWISVAEMTNNRSAPVIAGITVGLLITAVGVFLSYCWFSRQAGGKPASDESRSPSDAEPQEPTYYNMPACIELQPVYSNDPKEAVIYTEIRRTQPKPKPKRAVKESESPRSRCQMAEKN; encoded by the exons ATGCCCGGTTCCTTCTCATGCGGTGTGGCGTTCACACAGCTGTGGCTGACTCTCCTGGTTGTGA ccCCTGTCAATGGACAACATG aAGCTGTACTCCAGTCTGTGGTTTACCTTCAGCCTCCATGGACCACTTTCTTTCAAGGAGAGAAAGTCACTTTGTTTTGTTATGGATTTGGCTTCTACTTACCCCAGAAAACAAAATGGTACcggaaaaataaaacacagaggcAATTACGAAGCACATCTACCTTAGAGGTCCGTGAGTCCGGAGAGTACTGGTGCCAAGCCGACAACTTCCTTCCAAGCATGCACGTGCACTTAGACTTTCGTCAAG ATTCTCTGGTGCTGCAAGCTCCCCCTGCTGTGTTCGAAGGAGACTCTGTGGTTCTGAGGTGCCACACAAGGGAAGACATAGCAGCAGAGAGCCTGAAATTTTACAAGAATGGTAAAGCTCTGGAATTATCTGGTCCAAGTTCTGAGCTCCATATTCATCATGCAAATCGGGAGGACAACGGTCAATACACGTGCACTGGGAGGAAGAATTGGCATTTGAAGTATACCCCTTCCAATACGGTCAGAGTTCAAGTCCAAG AGCTGCTCCCACGGCCTGTGCTGATGGCCACACCCTCCCAACCCATAGATGGAAGCCCAGTGACCCTGACCTGTCAGATCCAGCTCCCTGCACAGAGGTCAAATGTCCAGCTCCAGTTCTGTTTCTTGAAAAACCTCCAGGCTCTGGAATCAGGCTGCAGCAACTCCTCAGAGTTTCACATTCCTGCTATATGGACTGAAGAATCAACATGGTACCAGTGCAGGGCAGAAACAGTGAATTCCCAAACTGAAAAACAAAGTATAGCGTTAAAAATTCCAGTGCAGA GAGCTCTTGCTGACTTCCAAACATACATCATGCCAGCCTCAAAATTGGTGTACGAAGGGCAGTCACTGTTACTCAACTGCTCAGTAAATGGAGTCCCAGGGCCCCTCAAATTCTCCTGGTACAAAAGGGACATGCTgaataaaaaagcaaatattcCAAAGTCCTCAGGAGCAGAAGTCAAGATCTCCAAGGTGAACGTCAGCGACGCAGGGGAGTATTACTGTGAGGCTAAAAACAGTCGCCGACGTTTTGTCAGCCGGGCAGTTCCCATCACCataaaag TCCCAGTATCTCAACCAGTTCTCACCCTAAGTAGTGGGAAGACTCAGGCCCTTGAGGGAGACTTGATGACACTTCATTGTAAATCCCAGAGGGGCTCTCCATATATCCTGTATGAGTTCTACCATGAGAACGTCTCCCTGGGGAACAGCTCTACACtctcaggagaaggaggaggagcatccTTCAATTTCTCGATGAGCACAGAGAGATCTGGAAACTACCACTGCACAGCAGACAATGGCCTGGGAGCCCAGAACAGTGAGGCTATATGGATCTCTGTTGCTG AAATGACCAACAACAGAAGTGCTCCTGTGATTGCCGGAATCACTGTGGGACTGCTCATCACAGCTGTTGGAGTGTTTCTGTCATATTGCTGGTTCTCTAGACAAGCAG GGGGAAAGCCTGCCTCTGATGAGTCCAG GAGTCCTTCAGATGCAGAACCCCAGGAGCCCACCTATTATAACATGCCAGCCTGTATAGAACTGCAGCCAGTGTACAGCAATG ACCCTAAAGAAGCCGTGATTTACACGGAAATACGGAGAACTCAACCGAAACCGAAACCGAAACGTGCAG TTAAGGAGTCTGAAAGCCCAAGATCAAGGTGCCAGATGGCTGAGAAAAACTAG